The sequence TTGGATAGACCAATCGGCCGTTAGCTGCCTGTCATGAAAGGCAGCAATAGCCAAAAGCGGACGCATGGAGCGCCCGCTAACTGGAGACTAGCCGTACCTCACCAAGTTGAGAGCCGGCAGCGGCCCTCCGGGAAACTGCGCAAGGCGTCCCTCGGCAAGACCTCCCAGGTCGATGCCAGCAAAGCCCAGACGCTCGATCAGCGCCCCAACCTTGGCCTTTGCCTCAGCATCTTCGCCGGAATAGAACAGCACTCGGCGTCCTCCCTCAGCTTGCGGGTCGCCAGCCAGAAGTGCCGGCGCCAGATGGTTGAAGGCCTTGACCAGGCGCGCTCCAGGTAACAGCCGTGCAACCACTTCGCTCGAACTCTGGCCGCCCAGATCGAAGGGACGGAAGGTCGGCGCCTCGATGGGATTGTTGGTGTCGACCACGATGCGTCCATTCCAGGGGGGCAGGTTCGCTAGGGCGGTGGGAATTTTCGACCAGTTCACCGCGAGGAAAACGAGATCCGCCCGAGCGGCCTCCTCACGGCTGACCGGCCTGACCCTTGGTCCCAGTTCATTGGCCAGCGCCTGCAGGCTCTCAGGCCCACGGCTATTGGCGATTGCGACCTCAATGCCCGCCTTGCTCAGGGCGCGTGCGATGGCACTGCCTATGGCACCAGCGCCGATGATTCCAATTTTCATATCTGTCTCTCCTCAGGCCGTGAAACCGCCATCTACCAGCAACTCGGCACCGCTGACGAAGGCCGCCTCGGGGCTGGCCAGCCAGGCCACGGCGGCGGCGATGTCGCGGCCCTCGCCATAGCGGCCGACAGCGATGTTGGGGCGGACGAAATCAGCCACCGGGCCGTCCGCTGGGTTCATGTCGCTGTCGGTCGGGCCGGGATGCACGGTGTTGACCGTGATGCCACGAGGGCCGAGGTCGCGCACCAGGCCACGGCTGAAGCCGGCCAGGGCGCCCTTGGTCAGGGTGTAGGCCGAGGCGGTGGCGAACGCGGCGTACTGCACCATGGAGCTACCGATGTGGATGATGCGGCCACCGCGGCCCATGTGTTTTAGCGCCTCCTGGGTGGCGACGAACACGCCGGTGACATTCACCGCGAGGATGCGCTGGAAGTCCTCGAAAGCGATTTCCTCCGGGGCGCCGAGCACGCTGATACCGGCATTGTTGACCAGGATATCCAACCGTCCGAAGGTGCTGGCGACCTGTTGTACGGCGCTGCGTGCGGCTTGCGGATCGCCGGCATCGGCGGCGATGGCGATGGCCCTGCCGCCGGCCGCAATTATCTCGCCGACCAGCGCGTCGGCCTTGTCCGGCGAGGCGTGATAGGTAATGGCGACGCTGGCTCCGTCGGCAGCCAGGCGCTTGGCAATGGCGGCGCCGATGCTGCGCGATCCGCCGGTAACCAGGGCGACCTGGCCGTTGAGGGGGAGAATGGCGTTGTTCATGATGCAAACCTCATGTGGGTGGTGGGTGTGCTCATGAAACGCCTTCGACTTTCCCTGCAGTAGTGGGTAATGACTAGAATTACCTTCAACTCATGATTGAAGGTGTCGCGATGGAAACCCTGGCCAATCTGGAATCCTTCGTGCGCAGTGCCGAGTGCGGCAGCTTCTCCGCCGCGGCACGGCGTCTGGGCCTGACCCCAGCGGCGATCAGCCGCAACGTCGCCCAGTTGGAGGCCAATCTCGGCGTGCGCCTGTTCCAGCGCAGCACCCGACGCCTGACCCTGACCGAAGCCGGCGAGCGCTTTCTCGGCAACGTCGGCGGCGGGCTGGAAAGCATTCAGGCGGCCATCGCCGATCTCACCAGCAGTGCCGGCGCACCGGCTGGCGTGCTGCGCCTGTCGGCGGCCCCGGCCTTCGGCCGCGATTTCCTGTTGCCACTGATGCCCGGTTTTCTCGCCCGCTACCCGGCGGTAACGCCGGAGTGGCACTTCGACAATCGCCAGGTGGAGCTGATTGCCGATGGCTTCGATGCCGCCATCGGCGGCGGTATCGAGCTGTCGCCGGGGGTGGTGGCGCGGGAACTGGCACCGGCGCATCTGGTACTGGTGGCGGCGCCTGGTTATCTGGTTGGACGACCCGTGCCGAAGCGGCCGGAACAGTTGGCCGAGTTCGATCAGTTGGCCATGCGTTCGACTCAGAGCGGCAAGGTGCGCAGTTGGATGTTGCAGGGGCCGAAGGGCGAGCGTATGCCACTGGAGCAGCGTCCGCGCATGCTGGTCAACGATCCCCAGGCGCTCTGTAGCAGCGCATTACTCGGTCTGGGTGTGGCGCTGCTGGCTGTGCCGGACGTGCTGGAGCATCTCGAGAGCGGCGCTCTGGTGCGACTGTTGCCGGACTGGCATGTGGATGCCGGCCCCATTTCGCTGTACTTCGCCAGCCAGAAGCTGCTGCCGGCGAAGACCCGCGCCTTTGTCGACCATTTGGTCGAGCATGCCCGCGAGCAGCAGTGGCCGCGCCGCTTCGACGCCAGGGGTAGAGGCTTGATATAGCGAACGTCCGATTTCGGCCGATTCTGATGAAAACTCCCTTCGAGATTTCTGCCCACAAAAGTGCATTGCTTACGCTGAAATCTGAGCGATCTGCGGGGCAGAGAACTGCCTTGGATTTCAAGTAGCAACGCTTCAGTCGGTCGTTTTCGGCTTTTTGCTAGCGAGCCGAGGTGGCTCCGCCTTTTCCAACAGAATCGGCCAACAGCAGTCGCTCGCCGAAGCCCTTTCCAGTTGCTCGAAGATGTCTGCAAAGTCCGGGCTAAGGGACTCTCCAGTTGAAGGGACAACTTGAGCGTGCGCCTTATCCCACAAACGGGGTGGCGCAGATATTCCAGTTTGCGCAGCAATAGCCAGCACTCCTGCTTGATGCCCCGTCGCGTGGACTTCCCATGCCGGAGACGGTTGGCCGGACCTCACGAATCAAGCTGTAGAAACAGGCTGGCCTGATGAGTCAGCAGAATATCCAGGAGAGTTGCCGTCGCCGGCGACTTGTAACCCTCGGAGCGATAGCTCACCCCGATTACCCGCGTCATGGTGGTTTCCGCCAGAGGGATTTCCCGCAGACTGGCCTCCGCCTTCCCACCTAACAGGTGTTCACGTGCAATGAAACTGAGTAAGTCAGTACGGGCAATCAAACGTGGCATCAAGGAGATCGACGTGCTTTCCACCTGCACCATGGGTGTCGGCAGCTGCCGGCTGATGAAGGCATTGTCAATCCACTTGCGCGCACTGGCTGAGAGAGGTGGCAGCACCCAGCGATAACGGCACAGCTCGCGCTGGCTGATAGGCTCGCTGAAAAGCGGATGATCGCGGCGTGCCACAACTACGGCTTGATCCTCCAGCAGAGCATGGGTTTCCAGTCCCTCTACCTTGTCGACGTAGGGGCTAATGACCAGGTCCAGATTTCCCTGCAACAGCCCCTCGCGAAGCACATCGTCCATCCCAACCGCAAGTGTCAGTGTCACATTGGGAGCGAGGCTCAGCAGTGTCGCAGTGAGCTGTGGCAGCAGGTACTCGGCCATAGAGACTGCACAGCCCAGTCGAATATTTCCTACCAAACCATTGGCGAAGTCGCGTACCTCACGGCGCGTCTCATCAACGCTGTGCCGTAGCTGACGGCTTCGCTCCAGGAGCAAATGCCCAGCGGGGGTCAGCTTGATGCGTCGGCCATCACGCTGGAACAAGCTGGCTCCAAGGGATTCCTCCAGGCGTTGAATGCTCTTGGTTAAAGCAGGTTGGCTACGACACAGGCGCTCCGCAGCGCGGCCTAGGTGGCCAAGCTCAGCAATGGTCTCGAAATAGGCAAGGTCTCGCAGATCCATAATCGATAACTCTGAATTATCGGTTCATCACAATTAGAAAATAGACTTGATGAATCAGCACCAGAATACTGCCGATGCGCGTTGGACACACCCTGCCCCACAGCGCGCACGGAGAATCGACTTGCCTACCCGCCCCTCTCTCGACTCCATTGCCCTTATGCGGCAGTGGCTGCTTCTGCTCGTCCTTGCGGTAATCGCTGGCCAAGTGCTGCGGCTGATCGGAATGCCAGCTGCTGACTTCCTCGGCTCCATGCTGGTAGCCATTGGACTTGGCGTGCGGGGTGCGCGCATTCGCGTGCCAGCGCTCGCCTTCAAATTCGGTCAGGGTTGCATCGGCTTGCTGGTGGCTCGTTCGCTAAGCGCAGAAACGCTTGCCAGCATTGCTCATGATTGGCCGGTCATGCTGCTGGCCACGGCGATAACGGTGGTGATGAGCTTGCTCGTCGCGCTTTTCCTCGTGCGCTACGGCGACCTACCGGGTAGCGCCGCGGCCTGGGGCCTGTCTCCCGGGGCGGCGTCCGCCATGGTGGCCCTGGCCGAGGATCACGGAGCAGACTCCCGAGTGGTCGCCACGATGCAGTACGTGCGAGTGGTCTGCGTAGTACTAATAGGTGCAGTCGTCAGCCACGCCCTCGGTAGTGATGTTACTCCCCCCCAAATCCCGACTGGCACAGCCCCCCTCGGCTTCACTGTGCCTGCCAATGGCATCCTCACCATCCTTGTTCTGACCGGCAGTGTGTTGATCGGTGCGCGCTTCCCGGCAGGTGCGCTGCTCGTGCCGCTACTGGCTGGGTCGGCGATGCAATTGGGCGGTGTATTCATCATCGACCTACCACAGTGGCTGTTGTGCCTGGCCTACGGAGCCCTTGGTTGCTACGTGGGATTACGATTCGATCGCGCGACCTTCGACTTCGTCGTCCGTCGGCTGCCGTCCATGCTGTTCAGCGCACTTGCCCTGATTGCTCTTTGCGCCCTGTCCGCACTTTTCATTGCGAATCTGCTGGGCAAGGACTTCCTCTCCGTTTATCTCGCCACCAGTCCGGGAGGGTTGGACTCCATGGCAATCATTGCCCTGGACACCCAGGCGGATGTCGGTCTGGTGCTGGCCATGCAGACCATGCGCCTGTTCGGCGTCGTACTGATCGGCCCATACCTGGCGCGACAGATCATCCGCCTGTCTCGATGAACGCGCCGTCAACCATCTGGATTGATGGTGCCAGTAGGCAGGGCCAGAAGAGTCATCACCACTGAAGTCAGCATTGCCCACTTCCGGTGAACCTCTGGAGGTCGCCGATATCGCGATCCAGCATCCCCGCCAGCAACAGTGTCGAAGCTGCAGGATCTCGGCGATGAGTAGGGGGCAGGAGGGTAGCCGGATTGCTATCGCTACCGCAGCCTGGATCCGACTCCATACCTGGCGCGCACCGAGATCCTGGAAATCAGCCGTTTACCTAATCAACCACTGCTGATGCACGCGTGCGCAGCAACAGACCTGTGCCCATCACCAGGGCAGCGCCAAAGGCTGCAGCCAGGTGCTTGGACCAGGCCTCGTTCGGAATCCAGCTCGCCACCGCGATGTCGGTTACAGCCATGCCCCCGGCAATCCAGCCCAGCAAGCCGCCCCCCACCAGTACAACCTGCGGGTAACGATCCATCAGTTTGAGCACCAGCTGGCTACCCCAAACGATGATCGGGATGCTGATCAGCACGCCCAGGCTGACGAGGACCAGGTTGCCGCCGGCAGCCCCGGCCACCGCGAGCACGTTGTCCAGGCTCATGACAGCGTCGGCGATGATGATCGTTTTGATTGCGGCGAAGAAGCTCGCACCTGCCCTGACTTCGTGGGCCTGTTCGTCTTCGGGCAGCAGCAGTTTCACGCCGATCCAGAGCAACAGCGCCGCACCTACCAACTTCAGATACGGCAAGGCCAGTAGCTGCATGGCAAAGAACAACAGCGCGATGCGCAATAGGATTGCCCCTGCCACTCCACCGGCGATGGCACGGCGTCGTTGTTCCTCAGGAAGATGCCGACACGCCAGTGCAATGACCACTGCGTTGTCGCCGCCCAACAGGATGTCGATGGCGATAATCTGCATAAGTGCCATCCAGAAAACAGGGTCACTCAGCCACTCCATAAATCCATATCTCCGCTATCGAAAAAAATGCCGGGGGCAAGCCCCCAGCTCCGGAACCTCCGCCGGCGCGACGGGTAGTCGAGACGGGTGGTCGGAAAAGCGTGGTTTGAGGATTAAGGGCCCGCGCGCCTTGTGAGCACGCGGGCGCGGCGCCCGCTCTTCTAAGCGCCACTTCGGGCTGGTAAGCCCGCATTCGGGACCTACCAGAGCGCGATGTCGTAGGTGAAATACAGGCGATTGTTGTCGCGGCCCCTGCTGTAGCTGGAGCGATAGGCGATGTTGCGCAGCTTCACGCCAAGCCCTTTGAGAGCCCCCTGCTGCACCACGTAGGCAAGGTCAATGTCCCGCTCCCACTCGTCGGCGTTCACCTCGCTGCCGCGCAATTCGGTCGTGCCATCCCGGCCTTTGAAATAGCGAACGCCCGCAGTCAGTCCAGGCACGCCGATGGCCGCAAAGTCGTAGGCATAACCGAGCATCCAGGTTTTCTCGTCTTCCTCGACGAACTTGCCGACCCCGGCATTGCTAAAGCTGTACACCGTGGCGCCGTTGACGAATGGCAGCCCGCCTTCGCCATTCAGTTGCTGGTAGCCTGCGCTTAAGGCATGGCCCTTCAGGTTGTAGGTCAGCAGGCCGCTGTACATGTCGTTGTCCAGCTCGCCATTGCGTGCCTCTCCCGCATCCTGGCTGTGGAAGTAGCGCAGGTCGGTGGTGAGGCTGCCTGGCCCCAGGGGCAGGCTGTGGACCAGGCCGATGAAGTGCTGCTGGTAGAACTCTTCCAGCTCGCCGTAGTAGTAGCTCAGGGTCAAGACCTTGCTGGGCTTGTAGTCGGCACCGGCGAACCAGAAGCCCTCACCGTCATCACCTGCGTAGCCATCGGCAGTGATCGAATGGTTGTCACTGGAGTCGCGCTGGCGGAACTCGTCGAAGTAACCACCTGTGAGGCTTAGGTCGGCGATATCGGTGCTGGTGACCTGGGTGCCCTCGAAGGTTTGCGGCAACAGACGCGCATCGTTGCGCACCAGCACCGGCAGCTTGGGCTGATGCGTGCCGTGCTTGAGCGTGGTACCGGCGAAGCGTGCCTTGGCGGTCAGGCCCAGGCTGGAAAATTCGTCCGCGGCCCGGCCGTCATCATGCACGGGCAACAGTCCGGTGCCGGCCCGGCCGGCGCCGGAATCCAGCTTCATCCCCAGCAACCCGAGGGCATCCAGACCGAAGCCGAGACGGCCCGGGGTATAGCCGGATTGCACATCCAGCAGGAAACCCTGGGCCCATTCCTCCTTTTTCGACTGTGCGTTGGCGGCGGACTTGGCGGACATGCCCGTCTCGTCCTTGAAGTCATCGTTGAAGTAGATGTTGCGCAGTTGCAGGTTGGCTTTGCTGTCTTCGATGAAGCCGGCGGCCCCTGCGGCAGGTGTCAGGCAGGCGACTAGGCACGCCAGGGTGGAAGGCAGGGGCTTGGCGTTGGTATTCATGGTGTCTTCACCTTTTTGTTCTGGACGCACTCGGCCAGCGGGCGCGCAGGAACACACCACGGGGCCAGATCTCAGGGGGCTTGCCCGACTTCGCCGGGCGAGGAAACTCAGGCGAGCAGCGTGATGGCACCCGTCAGCAGGGCCAGCACGGTAATGACGAGCGAGGTGAGGATCGCCCACTTGTAGGTGAAGCGCTGGAAGTCGCCGATGTCAGTATCGACCATGCCCACCAGCAGGAGTGTCGAAGCCACCAGCGGACTCATCAGGTGCACCGGCTGGCCGAGGATGGACGCGCGTGCGATTTCCACCGGATCGATGCCATAGGCTGCAGCGGCCTGGGCGAGGATGGGCACCATACCGAAGTAGTACGCGTCGTTGGAGAGCACGAAGGTCAGCGGCATGCTGGTGATGGCCACCACCAGCGGGAAGAAGCTGCCCCAGGAGGATGGGATCATCTCCACCAGGGAGTTGGCCAGGGAGTCCACCATCTTGGTGCCGGAGAAAATGCCGGCGAATACCCCGGCGGCGAACACCAGCAGCACCACGGTCATGGCATTGCCCGAGTGGGCGAGGATGCGCTCCTTCTGCAGGTCCAGCTGCGGGTAGTTGATCATCAGCGCCACCACGAAGCCGAGCATGAACAGCACCGCCGCATTCATCAGCCCCATCACCAATGCCACCATCACCGCAATCACCAGCAGCAGGTTGAGCCAGATGAGCTTCGGCCGCTTGTTCGGGTTATCGGCAAGAATGGCCTTGATGTAACAGTCGTCGCCTCCGGTTTTCAGGTGGGTGTTGCCGATCCGCTTCAGCTCTTTGCGGCCGAGGATGTACCCGGTGAACACCACCCAGAGGGCGCCGCCTACCATGGTCGGCAGCATGGGGATGAAGTACTCGCTGGCGTCCAGCCCGAGCACGGCGATGGCTCGAGTGGCCGGACCGCCCCAGGGGCTCATGCCACTCATGATGCTCAGCGATAGCATGGATATGCACGCGAGGATCAGCGGGTTCATACCGATGCGCTTGTATAGCGGCAGCATGGCGGCCACGGTGATCATGTAGGTGGTGGTGCCATCACCATCCAGCGCCACCAGCAACGACAACACAGCGGTGCCCATGGCGATCTTCACTGGGTTGCCGTTGACGGTCTGCAAGATGCGGCGAATCAGAGGGTCGAACAGCCCGGAGTCGATCATGATGCCGAAGAAGAGGATGGCGAAAAGCAATAGCGCTGCCGAAGGCGCCACCGTCTTAAGGCCGTCGAGCATCATCTTGCCGAGCTCGGGCGCGAAGCCGCCGACCAATGCGAAGACGATGGGTACCACAGTCAGGGCCACGACCGGAGACAGGCGTTTGGTCATGATCAGGTAGGTGAACACGACCACCATGGACAAACCGAGCAAAGAAAGCATGGCGTTGGACTCTTGTAATTATGGGTTCCAGCTCCATGCGAGACGCGCGGACCGCCCCACATGAAGCCGCTAATCGCCAGGGCACGCAAGCGCCCCGGCCATCCTCACGACGAACGTGGAAGACCGGTAGCGGTGCGGAAAGGATGCAGGCAACGCGAAATGGAAATGTTCATTTTGTTTACCCGTCTTGTGATTGTTGTCGGGGCGCAACGAGACGCGAGACAGCGGTCAGGTCAGTGGAGTGCTTCCGGCATGCGGTAATAGAGACGTCCATCCATGATCTTGCGGGCGGTACGGATCAGCGAGACCCGGGCGATATCCATCGGGTTGCCATCACGCAACTCGACTCGCAGGTCCAGATGACCTGACGGGTGCTCGATACGTATGGACGCGAGGGGTTTGCCAGCGTCTACGCGACGGGTTTCCACGGCGAGGCGATGGGCCACGCTGCCGGGAACATTCACTGCGGCGCCAAGTGCGATCGCGCCGGTTACGGCAAGCGCCTTATGGCAGCGCTGCGGTACGAAGTAGCGCGCACACAGCGTTCCGTCTTCGCCAACCGCTGGCGACAGCAGAATGGGTTTTGGCAGGACCGACTGGCTGACATCTCCCATGCCCATGCGGCGGCCTGCTTCACAACGAATGCGCTCAAGACGCTCAAGCATTGCGCTGTTGGCATCCAGTGCAGCCGGATCGGCGTGACCATCCACACCCAGGTCGCTTGCACGAATCATCACCGTCGGGGTCGCGGCATCCAGGCAGGTGACGTCGACGCCCTCGATCTGCTCGATAGCATGACCCGTAGGAAGCAGGGCCCCGGTCTTGGCACCAGCGACGTCCAGGAAGCTGAGACGAATACCCGCTGCAGAACCTGGAACGCCACTGATACTGGTATCGCCTTCGTATTCCACGCGACCACGCGGAGTAGGTACGAAACACTCAATGATGCGCTGAGTGTTGACGTTGAACACTCGCACTCGCGTCTCGCCGTAGGTGGGCGCCACAAGGCCGGTCTCGATCGCGAATGGGCCAACGGCCGAGAGCATGTTGCCGCAGTTGGGCGTGAAATCTACCCGGCGCTCGGTCACGTCCACTTGGGCGAACAGGTAGTCCACATCTGCGTCCGGGCGACTGGAGCGTCCAACGATGGCCACTTTGCTGGTAAGGGAGTTACCGCCGCCAATGCCGTCCACCTGAAGCGGATGGCCGGAGCCCATCAAATCGAGTAAGACCTGGGCACGCGCTTCCTGCGAATCAGGCAGATCAGTCATGTGGATGAAGGGGCCGCGCGAAGTGCCGCCACGCATAATCATGCAAGGGATGCTGTTCATCATCTTGGTTTAATCCGTGACCGTTCCAACGATGGCTACAGCTTGTCAGCGCCCTTTTGATGCTTCAAATGCAAAGATCAACGGCAATTGATAGGATACAAGCATTAATGTGCAAATCAGAACCATAGAGGCACTTTCATGCATAGAATAGAATTCCTCGACCTCGCAGCTTTTGTGCGAGTGGCTGAATCACAGTCCTTTCAGGAAGCCGCCCAGGCACTCCATCTATCCCAGCCGGCGCTGTCTCGCCGCCTTCAGAAACTGGAAGAAACCCTTGGAGCCAAGCTCCTGGAGCGCACCACGCGGCGCACCTGGCTGACCGAAATAGGCAAGGAATACCTGCCCCGGGCTCGACGGATGCTGGAAGACTACGAGTCCTCGATACAGGGCATACGTGAGCTCAAGACACACCAGAAAGGTACCGTGACGATCGCGTGCATCCCGACCGCGGCGTTCTACTTCCTGCCCAGCGTGATACGGGTGTTCAACGAGGCCTACCCGGGCATACGCATCCGAATACTTGATGTCAGCGCCAATGAAGGTCTGGAGCGCGTGG is a genomic window of Pseudomonas resinovorans NBRC 106553 containing:
- a CDS encoding NADPH-dependent F420 reductase, translated to MKIGIIGAGAIGSAIARALSKAGIEVAIANSRGPESLQALANELGPRVRPVSREEAARADLVFLAVNWSKIPTALANLPPWNGRIVVDTNNPIEAPTFRPFDLGGQSSSEVVARLLPGARLVKAFNHLAPALLAGDPQAEGGRRVLFYSGEDAEAKAKVGALIERLGFAGIDLGGLAEGRLAQFPGGPLPALNLVRYG
- a CDS encoding SDR family oxidoreductase; protein product: MNNAILPLNGQVALVTGGSRSIGAAIAKRLAADGASVAITYHASPDKADALVGEIIAAGGRAIAIAADAGDPQAARSAVQQVASTFGRLDILVNNAGISVLGAPEEIAFEDFQRILAVNVTGVFVATQEALKHMGRGGRIIHIGSSMVQYAAFATASAYTLTKGALAGFSRGLVRDLGPRGITVNTVHPGPTDSDMNPADGPVADFVRPNIAVGRYGEGRDIAAAVAWLASPEAAFVSGAELLVDGGFTA
- a CDS encoding LysR family transcriptional regulator; amino-acid sequence: METLANLESFVRSAECGSFSAAARRLGLTPAAISRNVAQLEANLGVRLFQRSTRRLTLTEAGERFLGNVGGGLESIQAAIADLTSSAGAPAGVLRLSAAPAFGRDFLLPLMPGFLARYPAVTPEWHFDNRQVELIADGFDAAIGGGIELSPGVVARELAPAHLVLVAAPGYLVGRPVPKRPEQLAEFDQLAMRSTQSGKVRSWMLQGPKGERMPLEQRPRMLVNDPQALCSSALLGLGVALLAVPDVLEHLESGALVRLLPDWHVDAGPISLYFASQKLLPAKTRAFVDHLVEHAREQQWPRRFDARGRGLI
- a CDS encoding LysR family transcriptional regulator, whose protein sequence is MDLRDLAYFETIAELGHLGRAAERLCRSQPALTKSIQRLEESLGASLFQRDGRRIKLTPAGHLLLERSRQLRHSVDETRREVRDFANGLVGNIRLGCAVSMAEYLLPQLTATLLSLAPNVTLTLAVGMDDVLREGLLQGNLDLVISPYVDKVEGLETHALLEDQAVVVARRDHPLFSEPISQRELCRYRWVLPPLSASARKWIDNAFISRQLPTPMVQVESTSISLMPRLIARTDLLSFIAREHLLGGKAEASLREIPLAETTMTRVIGVSYRSEGYKSPATATLLDILLTHQASLFLQLDS
- a CDS encoding AbrB family transcriptional regulator, producing the protein MDLPTRPSLDSIALMRQWLLLLVLAVIAGQVLRLIGMPAADFLGSMLVAIGLGVRGARIRVPALAFKFGQGCIGLLVARSLSAETLASIAHDWPVMLLATAITVVMSLLVALFLVRYGDLPGSAAAWGLSPGAASAMVALAEDHGADSRVVATMQYVRVVCVVLIGAVVSHALGSDVTPPQIPTGTAPLGFTVPANGILTILVLTGSVLIGARFPAGALLVPLLAGSAMQLGGVFIIDLPQWLLCLAYGALGCYVGLRFDRATFDFVVRRLPSMLFSALALIALCALSALFIANLLGKDFLSVYLATSPGGLDSMAIIALDTQADVGLVLAMQTMRLFGVVLIGPYLARQIIRLSR
- a CDS encoding TerC family protein; the encoded protein is MEWLSDPVFWMALMQIIAIDILLGGDNAVVIALACRHLPEEQRRRAIAGGVAGAILLRIALLFFAMQLLALPYLKLVGAALLLWIGVKLLLPEDEQAHEVRAGASFFAAIKTIIIADAVMSLDNVLAVAGAAGGNLVLVSLGVLISIPIIVWGSQLVLKLMDRYPQVVLVGGGLLGWIAGGMAVTDIAVASWIPNEAWSKHLAAAFGAALVMGTGLLLRTRASAVVD
- a CDS encoding OprD family porin — translated: MNTNAKPLPSTLACLVACLTPAAGAAGFIEDSKANLQLRNIYFNDDFKDETGMSAKSAANAQSKKEEWAQGFLLDVQSGYTPGRLGFGLDALGLLGMKLDSGAGRAGTGLLPVHDDGRAADEFSSLGLTAKARFAGTTLKHGTHQPKLPVLVRNDARLLPQTFEGTQVTSTDIADLSLTGGYFDEFRQRDSSDNHSITADGYAGDDGEGFWFAGADYKPSKVLTLSYYYGELEEFYQQHFIGLVHSLPLGPGSLTTDLRYFHSQDAGEARNGELDNDMYSGLLTYNLKGHALSAGYQQLNGEGGLPFVNGATVYSFSNAGVGKFVEEDEKTWMLGYAYDFAAIGVPGLTAGVRYFKGRDGTTELRGSEVNADEWERDIDLAYVVQQGALKGLGVKLRNIAYRSSYSRGRDNNRLYFTYDIALW
- a CDS encoding CitMHS family transporter, which encodes MLSLLGLSMVVVFTYLIMTKRLSPVVALTVVPIVFALVGGFAPELGKMMLDGLKTVAPSAALLLFAILFFGIMIDSGLFDPLIRRILQTVNGNPVKIAMGTAVLSLLVALDGDGTTTYMITVAAMLPLYKRIGMNPLILACISMLSLSIMSGMSPWGGPATRAIAVLGLDASEYFIPMLPTMVGGALWVVFTGYILGRKELKRIGNTHLKTGGDDCYIKAILADNPNKRPKLIWLNLLLVIAVMVALVMGLMNAAVLFMLGFVVALMINYPQLDLQKERILAHSGNAMTVVLLVFAAGVFAGIFSGTKMVDSLANSLVEMIPSSWGSFFPLVVAITSMPLTFVLSNDAYYFGMVPILAQAAAAYGIDPVEIARASILGQPVHLMSPLVASTLLLVGMVDTDIGDFQRFTYKWAILTSLVITVLALLTGAITLLA
- a CDS encoding 4-oxalomesaconate tautomerase; amino-acid sequence: MNSIPCMIMRGGTSRGPFIHMTDLPDSQEARAQVLLDLMGSGHPLQVDGIGGGNSLTSKVAIVGRSSRPDADVDYLFAQVDVTERRVDFTPNCGNMLSAVGPFAIETGLVAPTYGETRVRVFNVNTQRIIECFVPTPRGRVEYEGDTSISGVPGSAAGIRLSFLDVAGAKTGALLPTGHAIEQIEGVDVTCLDAATPTVMIRASDLGVDGHADPAALDANSAMLERLERIRCEAGRRMGMGDVSQSVLPKPILLSPAVGEDGTLCARYFVPQRCHKALAVTGAIALGAAVNVPGSVAHRLAVETRRVDAGKPLASIRIEHPSGHLDLRVELRDGNPMDIARVSLIRTARKIMDGRLYYRMPEALH